In Streptomyces sannanensis, the DNA window TGGCCGAAGGTCCTGCCGAGATCGTCGCTGCTGTCCCGGTTGACCGCGAGTGCGCCGCCGAAGGGCAGCGAGATCAGGTAGAGCGGAATGATGACGATGAAGAAGTCGACGATCCTGGCGAGGATCCGCTTGCCCGTGTCCGCGAGCGGCGGCATGCCCGCGAGCGGGTCGCGGCCGCCGTACTCGTAAGGTCCGCCGGGTCCGCCGAACGGGGGGCCGCCGTACGGGGGTTCCCCGGGCGGGGGGCCGTACGGCGGCTCCCCGGGCGGGGGCGGCCCGCCCGGTGGGGGGCCGGGCGGCGGCTGGTCGGGCGGCGGCTGGTCGGTGCTCATGGCCGTAGTGCACCGCGCCCCGGGGGGTGGCGCAACGGCTCGCCTGCCATTCGGCCTAGTGCCCCTCCCGGCAACGTTTGCCCCGTCGCGATGCTCCCCCAGCCACATCCCCCAGGGTGCCCCCGGGCACGCACGTTCGCTGCGTTGGCCGAAAGCCCAAGGAGCGCTGCTACAAGGGTCTTCGGCCGCCTTGCGATCGCACGCACCGGACGCCGCTCCTTGACGGGCACACGTTGCCGGTCGCGGCACCTGGTGCTGTGACCGGAAAGGTTCGCCGGCTCGCGACGCTCCCCCAGCTACCGCTGGGAGGTGCCCCCAGGCACGGCACCTCTCCCCCGTAGCCCTTCGGGCACAGGAGGTACCCCCACCGTTGTCGCATCGCGCGAGTACGGCCAAGTACGAGCTGCGATCCTCCGCCTTGCGATGCACCGCACCTGGGGGCACCCTGGGGGCACCCCCAGCGGTAGCTGGGGGAGGTAGCTGGGGGAGGTAGCTGGGGGAGGTAGCTGGGGGAGGTAGCTGGGGGAGCCGCGAGCTTCCCGGCAAACCT includes these proteins:
- a CDS encoding RDD family protein, yielding MSTDQPPPDQPPPGPPPGGPPPPGEPPYGPPPGEPPYGGPPFGGPGGPYEYGGRDPLAGMPPLADTGKRILARIVDFFIVIIPLYLISLPFGGALAVNRDSSDDLGRTFGQAYTGAQLVWSLIAVVAYVGYDTYFTRSNGQTLGKRLMNLRVAMLKDGSVPDMGTSLIRAAVLWLPALLCCPCLWWLIILVMILVDKPYRQGVHDKAGKTVVVSTASAVQ